The Teredinibacter sp. KSP-S5-2 genomic interval CTGCTGTTCACAGAAAAAGGCAGGCTCAGCCTAGTATCCATTGCAGTTAACACGCTGCACACCGTAACCGATATAAGGGTAAATATACACAGCCTCTCTACGCCAGAGTTATCCGTTTGGTCTTTTGAACGGCTTACTCTGGCGAACCAAAGCAGCACCATTGTCGATATAAAGAATGCGCACCTAGCTTGGCAACCTAAACAACTTCTGCAAAAACATCTGCATATAACCAAGCTACATGCTGCTGAAATTAACTACTATCCGCCAGAACAAAAAGAGACACCAAAGCAGAAGGATACAGCGGCTTTACCCACAGATATTTCTGCATTCACACCTGGCTTGAACACAACCGTAGACGATGTGAATATCCAACAGGTGAACGTACACCACTATTCGCTACTTATTGACGAAAAGTCGCAACCGATTCCAACACTTTCCCTGACAGGTGAAATAAAACTCCATAAAGACGCCCCTTTATACAGCCACTTGGCATTGCGTTCCCATACCGCTCCGGCATTTGAAATTGTCTTGTCTATATCCCAGGAGCCACAAACACAAGAAACAATACCACCTGTTCACATTACTGGTACGTTTAAAGAACCCGCCCGCGGAATTATTGGTTCACTGGCAAAACTCCCAATAAAACAGGCTATTGATGCCAAAGCGCAATTTGTCGTAATACCAGAGGCAAAAGGCATTCGCATGCAATTGGAACAATTACTTTTTCCACTTGCCAAAAGGCGCGTTGACATAACCGGTTCTTTCTTTCTGGCAAAGACTATTGAACAGGCGGAAGTTTCCGACCTGGTGGTGAATATCGATAACACCCAACATCGAATATCGGGCAAATGGGATAAAACAAAAGATGCACACAACATTTACCTCAAACTGAATGCAAGCCAGTTTCCACTCGATGTTTTCTCGCCTTTTAACCTTCCCGTGCAAACCGGCCAGCTGACAGGAGAAGTGATTGTTGCGGGCACGACAACCCAGCCAACAGCCAATGTGAATATCAATGCGGTTTCGCAATATAAAAATCTACCGTTTTCAGTGAAAGCACAAGGTAACGGCACACGAGACAAAATCGATTTAAAGCACTTTACGTTAAACCTCGATAAGGGCGTTATCACTGCCCAGGGGAAAATGGATATTACTGGCAAGCAAAGCCAACTCAACCTGAGTGTAACCAATATTCTACTGGGGCACTTACAAACTTTTGGTATCACATTACCCGAAACGCTCGAAGCAAAACTCGAAAGTGGCCAGGCCCTGCTAACCGGAAACATCCTCAACCCGGATGGCAGCCTTACCTTTCAGGCATCTGGAAGTTATAAACAGGAAACGTTCCAGGCGACGGGTCAAATACAAAAAACAGCAGACGATATCGCTATTCAACACTCAGAAATAATACTGCAAAAAAAAAACGGTAAAGCAAACGTCAGTGGCCAAATAAACTTACGCAGCTACGATGCCAACCTGTCATTACACTCCAGAGAGCTGCCACTACAATTACTTGAGCTTGCTAATATCGCGTTGCCCGACGGGCTCATAGCACATTTGGACAGTGACCTTGCCATTGCCGGTCACTTAAACAAACCCAATATAAAAGGAGCCGCAAAACTTTATGGTCACCTACAGGAAATGCCTTTCCTGATAAACGCCCAAGGTGGATATCAAAACCAACACATCGACATAGATACCCTAACCTTACACGCCTACAATGAGCAGGTATTAAACCTTGAAGGCAGCCTGGAAAAAGGGGCATATGACATAAAGCTAAACGCACAAAAACTGCCGTCCCAATTGCTTTCTACAGTAGGTTGGCCGCTACCGCCCGGTGAATTCAATGCTCAAATCCACGCTCAGGGCAACGAAACCTCCCCAAGCTTCAACGGTGAAATATTCTATAAGACCAAACTTCCAGGTTATAACGATCAAGGCAGACAAGAGGATATTGACTTTCAGTGGACAACACACATAAAAACTGAAAAAACATCCAATAACGAAGACGCGTTTCGTTTTACCTCTGAATTTTTCCGAAACAAACAACCGCCCGGACAAGTTACGATCGAACTTCCGGCAAAACCCTATGTGGATTACATTACCCGCGGACGATTTGACAATGCTCCAATACCAACAGCCGCCATTCTGGATGCAAAACTCAACGCGCAAACCATCTCGTTTTTTCTCGACCCGGAACAACACCGCCTATACGGCAACATGAACTCACACCTGGAATTCAAAGGCACACGAAACAAAATTGATTTAAAGGGTTTTATAAATATTCATGATACTCGCTATGAAAACCCGATTACCGGAACCATCATCAATCACATTCAGTGTGTGATAAATATCGAACAACAAACATTTACGATGACACCCTGTCATGCAACAGACGACGATCAAGGTCGCTATCAACTTTCAGGCAACATTACTGCCCCACCAAAAGCGCAGATGGGCGCAGTGGACATTACTTTGGATGCGGACAAAGCCAGCTTAATAAACCGTCCAGATATAGAAAGTGAACTTAGCGGCACCTTACGTTTGTTCGGTGATTTTTCTACACTCACCGCCCAGGGTAATTTAGACGTTTCTCCATTAACCGTGCATCTTGTCTCTAGCTCGGCCAGCAACATACCCAAAATTCAAGTTGAGCGAGTTCACTCTATTGATGAATCGAAAAACGCAAATGGAAACACACAAAAACACATTGTGCCGATCGTCAACCTGGATATTATTCTCGCAGCCAAGCGACAGGCCTATTTACGTGGACGCGGTCTTGAAGCAGAACTAGTGGGAAATATTCACTTAAAGGGAAACCTGCAAAAACCGCGCTACGACGGACAATTTCGTACTGTTCGCGGTGTATTTAAAGTATTCGGAAAAAAATTCACTTTAACCGAAGGGTTAGTGGACTTCGCAAACAACGCCATAAGCCTGTATGTAACCGGAGAGTATGATAAAAAGGATCAGCGAGTTATTGCCAATATTTCAGGCACCAATGAAGATATTAAAGTCTCCCTCAGTGCAGAGCCTGCCCTGCCCGATGATGAAATACTGGCGTTTATTATTTTTGGAAAAGCAGTGCAAAATATTACCCCTGTCGAAGCCATACAGTTGGCGACAGCCGTACAAACTCTGAGAGGTGGCAGCAACGCCATTGACCCGATTGGCAGCGCACGAGACATACTCAAAGTGGACACGCTATCGATTGAATCAGACACTACAGACTCAGGCGAAAGTGGTATGAATGTCGGTATGGGAAAATACCTTAACGAAAACGTGTATCTGGAAGTAGAGCGAACGCCAAACCCAACTCACCCCTGGCGTGGCAGCCTGGAAATTGAACTGACTCCAAATATTAGCCTGGAAAGCTCGGCTGGTGGAAGCAACGGCCTTGAAGGGGCTGAAATAAAGTGGAAAAAAGATTACTAACGGTACCACCTCATCCACAAAACTAGACACAAAAGGTGACCTGAACACTCATTCAGGCCACTCGGTACTGTTATTTTATTGCATGGACCACAAACTGATCAATATTGCTACAGGGGGCAGGATTTCTTAAGGCAGGAGAAATAAATTTGGGCGGAACCAAATAGCCTTTTTCTACCAATCTGGAAATCAACGGCAAATATTTAATGGATGTTTTACCCGTTAACAAATGAAGAAAATCCGGTTCCGATTCATAAGCATTTAATATCAAATGGAAGCCATTCAAATATAAATAGTCTTTAGTAAAGCCTCCACCTCGATACACACGAGCTGTGATAGTAAACGCTCTTTCATCACTGACCTGATACTGTTCTTTCAATAACAAAAATGTATTGCGAAAACTATTGCCCCGAATCAAGGATCGAACCGCCAGGACACGTAACGCCATAGTTTTTAAACGCCCGATGGTCATACACCCGGAAAGGTATTCACACAGCAACGCCAAGCCTTCCTGGGTCATGGTATTCGCGGGGCAACCTACTGACAGAATTTTGAGCGGTTGGATACGCGCATTTAAGGTTGTAACCAAATGCACGCCAAGTTCGTGATGTGCCAGAGCAACAGCTTCCATTTTGCTCAGACGTGCTGCGCTGTTCAATTTCACTTTTGTACCTGCCACCAAGGCATTGGCAATCATAGAATCGTCTGTCACCAGCTGATACTGATAGCCTTCCTTCTCAGCAAATTGCTCAAGTAAAACCCGAAGAGCTTCCGCATCATATAACACCTCTTCCCCTGCCTCGTCAGACTCGGGTAAATGCAAAACGAAATGAGCGTTAGCGATATCTTTCGCTGAAGGCTCGCCGTAATAGCGCAGAGAATCGTAGAAAAAATCCGTGGAACCAATGGATTTATACTGGTCTACCTTATCAGCATAAGAGTCGATAATATCGCTATACAAGGTACGTAAGTCATCATCCAGTAACTCATCTACCGGTAAGTTATAGAGGTTGCGTTTGAACGCAAACGGGTAAACATCCTGTTGCCGATAGATAAACTTAGGGTCTTGAGAATAGTGATTGGCAAAGAACTCTTTTTGTTGTTCCTTATAGTTCAGAGGCCCTATGGCATCCAAAATATCGATATAACTTACGAGTCGATGCAAGCTATCATCGATCATACTGACTTGCGGATCAATCTTCTTTACCATTTTACAATCTCTACATAACTCATACTGAATTCTATTTCCCCGAAGGGAGACTTCTCCAACCAGGGCTTGCCGTGTTTTCGACCAAACCTCCAGGTACGAACCTACCGTCTACGGCCTTTACCCTGTCACAATACAGCCGGCCATAACCGAGTATTCATATCGACATTAGCCGCTACAAAACCTAGCTATTATTTACTGAATTTCAAAGGTTACACAACAAAAAGTGTAGAGTGAGGAAGGATAAACCGGAAGGGTACGACTGCTTCCAGTCAAGGTTGCTGTGAAAACCTGCTTTTCTATATGAACGGCGCCATAGCAACAGCTATGAACGCCCAAATTGACTAGCATTCCGACACTTTACCATACCTCTCCAATAGAACAGAGAATGACAGAACACTCACAGTGTGTGGACTCAGGTCATTACCTAGATTCAATTAACGCTCCAGAATGCCTTTCATGAGATCTTTTGATTATTTAGGATATATATAACGTACAAGTTCAGCGTGTCCATACAAGCCAGCATCACAATTGTCATTCCCCTGTATCACGATAGTCTTACCTGACATATATAATGCCAAGGCCAGTGAATATTGAGCCTTCCCGGTTTCAGTTGAGATATCGATTACCCACTCCCAACCAGTAACACAGGTTGCCTTAGTTGGCTCTACATCAGATGCAACATTTAATATCACAGCATTGGGAATATCTTTATTAATTAATATTCTCTCAATTCTTCCTGTTTCCTGACTGGCCAGTACATCCATTGAGACTAACAACAATATAAACAATGCAGTTTTTATCATAGAACTCATATCATATTACTCCATTTAAAAATCAACTATCAGTTTAAAATTATGAACACTAAAGAACCAAACAGAGTTATTCATTCATCAGCTTAAATTCAATAACAACCATGTTTACTGCCATAGAACTACAGCACCTAATCAAGCCCCAATTCAGCATACATAATCATGCATCTCCCACACAATACGAAAAAACAAACATCCGCAACAAAAAACAAGTCAAAAGTAACACTAAAAAGTATTCTTGATTAAGTTAGGCATTTTAATAACGAATTATATTCGCAGAAGCACCCGATTGAGTTAATCTCATCTCAGACTATACTATTCATGAACTTCGCCGCAAGTAACATGAAAAACATATACCTTACTTTTTTCCTTAAAAACAACCGACTAATTGAATTAAATATTTTTCTTATGCAACTATTCGATAAAAATAATTTAACACACCACAATATTCATTTTTCTACATACTTAGTTGAAAACCTTACAATTTCATCCAAACTTTATCTATGCGTGATCTACTACGGAAAATCACAATCAGAATTATTTGAGGC includes:
- a CDS encoding translocation/assembly module TamB domain-containing protein, whose amino-acid sequence is MSQQRNVKHIALGILLSVTTCVVVCAISVSALLFTEKGRLSLVSIAVNTLHTVTDIRVNIHSLSTPELSVWSFERLTLANQSSTIVDIKNAHLAWQPKQLLQKHLHITKLHAAEINYYPPEQKETPKQKDTAALPTDISAFTPGLNTTVDDVNIQQVNVHHYSLLIDEKSQPIPTLSLTGEIKLHKDAPLYSHLALRSHTAPAFEIVLSISQEPQTQETIPPVHITGTFKEPARGIIGSLAKLPIKQAIDAKAQFVVIPEAKGIRMQLEQLLFPLAKRRVDITGSFFLAKTIEQAEVSDLVVNIDNTQHRISGKWDKTKDAHNIYLKLNASQFPLDVFSPFNLPVQTGQLTGEVIVAGTTTQPTANVNINAVSQYKNLPFSVKAQGNGTRDKIDLKHFTLNLDKGVITAQGKMDITGKQSQLNLSVTNILLGHLQTFGITLPETLEAKLESGQALLTGNILNPDGSLTFQASGSYKQETFQATGQIQKTADDIAIQHSEIILQKKNGKANVSGQINLRSYDANLSLHSRELPLQLLELANIALPDGLIAHLDSDLAIAGHLNKPNIKGAAKLYGHLQEMPFLINAQGGYQNQHIDIDTLTLHAYNEQVLNLEGSLEKGAYDIKLNAQKLPSQLLSTVGWPLPPGEFNAQIHAQGNETSPSFNGEIFYKTKLPGYNDQGRQEDIDFQWTTHIKTEKTSNNEDAFRFTSEFFRNKQPPGQVTIELPAKPYVDYITRGRFDNAPIPTAAILDAKLNAQTISFFLDPEQHRLYGNMNSHLEFKGTRNKIDLKGFINIHDTRYENPITGTIINHIQCVINIEQQTFTMTPCHATDDDQGRYQLSGNITAPPKAQMGAVDITLDADKASLINRPDIESELSGTLRLFGDFSTLTAQGNLDVSPLTVHLVSSSASNIPKIQVERVHSIDESKNANGNTQKHIVPIVNLDIILAAKRQAYLRGRGLEAELVGNIHLKGNLQKPRYDGQFRTVRGVFKVFGKKFTLTEGLVDFANNAISLYVTGEYDKKDQRVIANISGTNEDIKVSLSAEPALPDDEILAFIIFGKAVQNITPVEAIQLATAVQTLRGGSNAIDPIGSARDILKVDTLSIESDTTDSGESGMNVGMGKYLNENVYLEVERTPNPTHPWRGSLEIELTPNISLESSAGGSNGLEGAEIKWKKDY
- a CDS encoding flavohemoglobin expression-modulating QEGLA motif protein, with amino-acid sequence MVKKIDPQVSMIDDSLHRLVSYIDILDAIGPLNYKEQQKEFFANHYSQDPKFIYRQQDVYPFAFKRNLYNLPVDELLDDDLRTLYSDIIDSYADKVDQYKSIGSTDFFYDSLRYYGEPSAKDIANAHFVLHLPESDEAGEEVLYDAEALRVLLEQFAEKEGYQYQLVTDDSMIANALVAGTKVKLNSAARLSKMEAVALAHHELGVHLVTTLNARIQPLKILSVGCPANTMTQEGLALLCEYLSGCMTIGRLKTMALRVLAVRSLIRGNSFRNTFLLLKEQYQVSDERAFTITARVYRGGGFTKDYLYLNGFHLILNAYESEPDFLHLLTGKTSIKYLPLISRLVEKGYLVPPKFISPALRNPAPCSNIDQFVVHAIK